The following proteins are encoded in a genomic region of Hippoglossus hippoglossus isolate fHipHip1 chromosome 3, fHipHip1.pri, whole genome shotgun sequence:
- the lrrc4cb gene encoding leucine-rich repeat-containing protein 4C, with translation MLNTMISSLQRQTMRGRRLKGALSNPLFVLLLALQILVVAGLVRAQTCPSVCSCSNQFSKVICTRRGLRDVPDGISTNTRYLNLQDNLIQVIKVDSFKHLRHLEILQLSKNHIRNIEIGAFNGLASLNTLELFDNRLTTIPNGAFEYLSKLKELWLRNNPIESIPSYAFNRVPSLRRLDLGELKRLSYISDGAFKDLSNLRYLNLGMCNLKEIPNILPLVRLEELEMSGNQLAVVKPSAFTGLVNLQKLWMMHAQIQTIERNSFDDLQSMVELNLAHNNLTFLPHDLFTPLHRLERVHLHHNPWNCNCDILWLSWWLKETVPANTSCCARCHSPSAFKGRYIGELDHSYFQCDVPVIVEPPSDLNVTEGMAAELKCRTSSLTSISWLTPNGSLVTHGAYKVRLSVLNDGTLNFTSVTMQDTGTYTCMVSNTAGNISASAVLNVTSVENSGVTYFTTVTVETIETPGDDSQTPYPPFGWTSSTTKGTPVSTRTTERTYTIPVIDLDGEGALNGLDEVMKTTKIIIGCFVAITLMAAVLLVIFYKMRKQHNQQDPDGPASSMEVITVEEELAGVAAMERHLSLPPLEHYNHYNTYKSTYHHPSMLSTIHSSATQEPLLIQACSKDNVQETQI, from the coding sequence ATGCTGAACACAATGATCTCCTCCCTCCAGCGCCAGACAATGAGAGGTCGTAGGCTGAAGGGGGCGCTGTCCAACCccctctttgtgctgctgttggcCCTTCAGATCCTGGTGGTGGCCGGGCTGGTTCGTGCTCAGACCTGCCCGTCCGTCTGCTCATGCAGTAACCAGTTCAGCAAGGTCATATGCACCCGCCGAGGTCTCCGGGACGTCCCCGATGGCATTTCCACCAACACTCGCTACCTGAACCTCCAGGACAACCTCATCCAGGTCATCAAGGTGGACAGTTTTAAACATCTGCGCCATCTGGAGATCCTGCAGCTGAGCAAGAACCACATTCGCAACATTGAAATTGGTGCCTTCAATGGGTTAGCCAGTCTCAACACTTTGGAGCTCTTTGATAATCGGCTCACGACAATCCCCAATGGAGCATTCGAGTACTTGTCCAAGCTGAAGGAGTTGTGGCTCCGGAACAACCCCATTGAAAGTATACCATCATATGCCTTCAATCGAGTCCCCTCGCTTCGAAGGCTAGATCTAGGTGAGCTCAAACGTCTCTCCTACATTTCAGACGGAGCTTTCAAGGACTTAAGCAACCTGCGCTACCTGAACCTGGGAATGTGCAACCTCAAGGAGATTCCCAACATTTTACCGTTGGTCAGGCTCGAAGAACTAGAAATGTCAGGAAACCAGCTCGCTGTTGTCAAGCCCAGCGCATTCACGGGATTAGTGAACCTCCAGAAGCTGTGGATGATGCATGCCCAAATCCAAACTATCGAGAGGAACTCATTCGATGACCTGCAGTCAATGGTGGAGCTCAACCTGGCTCACAACAACCTCACCTTTCTACCACATGACCTCTTCACGCCATTGCATCGCCTGGAGCGGGTCCACCTCCATCACAACCCTTGGAACTGCAACTGTGATATCTTGTGGCTCAGCTGGTGGCTGAAGGAAACTGTACCTGCCAACACCAGCTGCTGTGCACGTTGCCATTCTCCTTCAGCTTTTAAGGGTCGCTACATTGGGGAACTGGACCACAGCTACTTCCAGTGCGATGTCCCCGTCATCGTGGAGCCACCCAGTGACTTGAATGTGACAGAGGGAATGGCTGCGGAGCTTAAATGTCGTACGAGCTCGTTGACGTCCATCAGCTGGCTCACACCAAATGGCTCATTGGTGACACACGGGGCTTACAAGGTGCGTTTGTCTGTACTCAATGACGGGACACTGAACTTTACTAGCGTCACAATGCAGGACACTGGGACGTACACCTGTATGGTCAGTAACACAGCAGGCAACATTTCCGCCTCTGCTGTCCTTAACGTTACTTCCGTGGAAAACAGTGGTGTGACCTATTTCACCACAGTCACCGTGGAGACCATTGAGACACCAGGGGACGATAGCCAAACGCCGTATCCCCCGTTCGGCTGGACGTCCTCGACAACAAAAGGAACTCCTGTGTCCACGAGGACCACAGAGCGGACTTACACCATTCCAGTTATTGATCTGGATGGAGAGGGAGCCCTCAACGGCCTGGACGAAGTGATGAAAACCACCAAGATTATCATCGGCTGCTTCGTGGCCATCACGCTCATGGCTGCCGTTCTCCTGGTTATTTTCTACAAGATGAGGAAGCAGCATAACCAGCAGGATCCCGATGGCCCGGCCTCCTCTATGGAGGTCATTACTGTTGAAGAAGAGCTTGCAGGGGTTGCAGCCATGGAGAGACACCTATCGCTGCCCCCTCTGGAGCACTACAACCACTACAACACCTACAAGAGCACTTACCACCACCCGTCCATGCTCAGCACCATACACAGCTCTGCCACACAGGAACCTTTACTGATTCAAGCCTGCTCAAAAGACAATGTACAAGAGACCCAAATCTGA